In Cicer arietinum cultivar CDC Frontier isolate Library 1 chromosome 7, Cicar.CDCFrontier_v2.0, whole genome shotgun sequence, a single window of DNA contains:
- the LOC101515495 gene encoding protein NRT1/ PTR FAMILY 5.4, whose product MADSPSKSKSNSLIHHTTTTKGGWHAAIFIIFVEVAERFAYQGLASNLVNYLTKFLNEPTTTAVKNVNTWVGVSSLFPLLGGFIADSYLGRFNTILLSSLIYLVGMIFLTLSVSALRHKTLFFFALYVLSIGEGGHKPCVQTFAADQFDDDTPEEKDAKSSFFNWWYLGIVAGSTAAVFIPVYLQDNVGWGVGLGVLAGVLALALALFLLGIKRYRKESPTGSPFTRLAQVFVATARKWRVQHTLSLNHFCYSEDDKVEPHHLHVQPKYHTLLHTRQYRFLDKAATIDEIDSSNKTRNPWRLCSVTQVEEVKLVLRLIPIWLSCLMFTVVQAQGHTYFTKQGGTLIHTIGSNFQFPPASLQGLVGVTILFVVPIYDRVFVPLARKFTHHPNGITVLQRIGVGLFLSILTMVVSALVETKRVTVAKSHGLIDNPSEILPMSIWWLLPQYMITGVSDAFTIVGLQELFYDQMPEGLRSLGAAAYISIVGVGSFVSNIIIVIVEVITSKSGEKWLGNNINRAHLDDYYWVMAVLCALNLGVYMWIAKCYEYKKVDGGETSNQEGSSYNKYRGGV is encoded by the exons ATGGCAGATAGCCCAAGCAAAAGCAAGAGCAACTCTCTCATCCACCATACCACAACTACAAAGGGTGGTTGGCATGCTGCCATCTTCATCATAT ttgTGGAAGTTGCGGAGAGATTTGCATACCAAGGTTTGGCTTCAAATCTAGTAAACTACCTCACAAAATTTCTGAATGAACCAACAACAACAGCTGTGAAAAACGTGAACACATGGGTTGGTGTTTCATCACTCTTCCCTTTGCTTGGTGGTTTCATAGCTGATTCCTATCTTGGTCGATTCAACACCATACTCTTGTCTTCACTCATTTATCTTGtg GGTATGATTTTCTTGACACTTTCAGTATCAGCACTTAGACATAAGACACTTTTCTTCTTTGCACTTTATGTGCTCTCCATTGGTGAAGGAGGCCATAAACCTTGTGTTCAAACTTTCGCGGCGGATCAATTCGACGACGACACGCCGGAAGAGAAGGATGCTAAGAGTTCATTCTTCAATTGGTGGTATTTGGGCATTGTTGCTGGTTCAACTGCCGCTGTCTTTATACCTGTATATCTTCAG GATAATGTTGGGTGGGGAGTGGGGTTGGGAGTATTGGCAGGAGTGTTGGCATTGGCATTAGCACTTTTCTTGTTGGGAATCAAAAGGTACAGAAAAGAAAGCCCTACAGGAAGCCCATTTACAAGACTGGCCCAAGTTTTTGTTGCTACAGCTCGCAAGTGGCGCGTGCAACACACGCTCTCTCTTAATCATTTTTGCTATAGTGAAGATGACAAAGTTGAGCCTCATCATCTTCATGTTCAACCTAAATATCATACTTTGCTCCATACTCGTCAATATAG ATTTTTGGACAAGGCAGCAACAATTGACGAAATTGattcatcaaataaaacaaGAAATCCATGGAGACTATGTTCAGTGACACAAGTTGAAGAAGTGAAGCTAGTTCTTCGCCTTATCCCAATATGGCTAAGTTGTTTAATGTTCACAGTTGTTCAAGCTCAAGGACACACATATTTCACCAAACAAGGTGGAACTTTAATCCACACCATAGGTTCAAATTTTCAATTCCCTCCGGCGTCGCTTCAAGGCCTAGTTGGCGTCACGATCCTCTTCGTTGTTCCAATTTACGACCGTGTTTTTGTGCCGTTGGCTAGAAAGTTCACACACCACCCGAACGGGATAACCGTGTTGCAAAGAATTGGGGtcggtttatttttgtcaatacTAACAATGGTTGTTTCGGCACTTGTTGAAACGAAAAGGGTAACCGTTGCTAAAAGTCACGGTTTAATCGACAATCCTAGTGAAATATTACCAATGAGTATTTGGTGGTTACTTCCTCAATACATGATCACTGGTGTTTCAGATGCTTTCACAATTGTTGGATTACAAGAATTGTTCTATGATCAAATGCCTGAAGGATTGAGAAGTTTAGGGGCTGCAGCATATATAAGTATAGTTGGAGTTGGAAGTTTTGTTAGtaacattattattgttattgttgaaGTGATTACTTCAAAAAGTGGTGAGAAATGGTTGGGAAATAATATCAATAGGGCACACCTTGATGATTATTATTGGGTTATGGCTGTTTTATGTGCTTTGAATTTGGGGGTTTATATGTGGATTGCAAAGTGTTATGAGTATAAGAAGGTTGATGGGGGTGAAACTAGTAATCAAGAGGGGTCTAGTTACAATAAATATCGTGGTGGAGTGTAA